The Brenneria rubrifaciens genome has a window encoding:
- a CDS encoding GNAT family N-acetyltransferase: MLVRVEIPVDAAGIDSLLRRAFPTGDVADLVHELREDGQLTLGMVATDDEGGVVGYAAFSPVLIGGEDRQWVGLAPLAVEENLRRQGVGEQLVYAGLDSLNEFGYAAVVVLGDPVYYSRFGFVPAIEQQLRCRWPDSESAFQVYPLADNHFEGASGLVEYAAPFDRFL; encoded by the coding sequence ATGCTAGTTCGCGTTGAAATTCCGGTTGATGCCGCGGGTATTGACAGTCTCTTGCGCCGCGCTTTCCCGACGGGCGACGTGGCCGATTTGGTTCATGAGCTGCGTGAAGATGGGCAACTGACGCTGGGGATGGTTGCAACGGATGATGAAGGCGGCGTAGTGGGCTATGCCGCTTTCAGCCCGGTTCTGATTGGAGGAGAAGATCGGCAATGGGTGGGGCTTGCGCCGCTGGCGGTGGAAGAAAACCTGCGGCGGCAAGGGGTGGGTGAACAACTGGTGTACGCAGGATTGGATTCACTTAACGAGTTCGGCTATGCCGCCGTTGTGGTACTGGGCGATCCTGTTTACTACTCGCGTTTTGGTTTTGTGCCTGCCATTGAGCAGCAGCTCCGTTGCCGCTGGCCGGACAGTGAGAGCGCTTTCCAGGTTTATCCGCTGGCGGATAATCATTTTGAAGGGGCGAGCGGGCTGGTGGAGTATGCCGCGCCTTTTGATCGTTTTCTCTAA
- a CDS encoding U32 family peptidase, with protein MKYALGPILYYWPKQDIETFYQAAINSRAEIIYLGETVCSKRRLMKVNDWLELARQIADSGKQVVLSTLALLQAPSELNELKRYVENGEFLLEANDLGAVNMAAERLLPFVAGHALNCYNAYTLRLLYKQGMMRWCMPVELSRDWLQNLLYQCDELGFRHQFEVEVLSYGHLPLAYSARCFTARSENRAKDECQTCCLKYPQGRKVLSQENQTVFVLNGIQTQSGYCYNLGNELASMRELVDIVRLSPDGMDTLSMLDKFRANEQGKSPLELASQADCNGYWKRVAGLELIQ; from the coding sequence ATGAAATACGCATTGGGTCCCATCCTCTACTACTGGCCCAAACAAGATATCGAAACGTTTTATCAGGCGGCAATCAACAGCCGCGCCGAGATCATTTATCTCGGTGAAACCGTGTGCAGCAAACGCCGACTGATGAAGGTCAACGATTGGCTTGAACTCGCCAGACAAATTGCGGACAGCGGTAAACAGGTGGTGCTCTCCACATTGGCATTGCTTCAGGCGCCTTCTGAATTGAATGAGCTGAAACGCTATGTAGAAAACGGGGAATTTCTGCTGGAAGCCAACGATCTCGGCGCCGTCAACATGGCAGCGGAACGCCTGCTGCCCTTCGTCGCCGGGCATGCCCTGAATTGCTATAACGCCTATACGCTGCGTTTGCTGTATAAACAGGGCATGATGCGTTGGTGTATGCCGGTCGAACTTTCGCGCGACTGGTTGCAAAATCTGCTCTATCAGTGTGACGAACTGGGATTCCGCCATCAGTTTGAAGTTGAAGTACTGAGCTACGGCCACTTGCCGTTGGCTTACTCGGCCCGTTGCTTTACCGCTCGTTCGGAAAACCGGGCGAAAGACGAATGTCAAACCTGCTGCCTTAAATATCCACAGGGACGTAAAGTGCTGTCGCAGGAAAATCAGACGGTTTTCGTGCTCAACGGCATACAAACGCAAAGCGGCTATTGTTATAACCTGGGTAATGAACTGGCCTCCATGCGGGAATTGGTGGACATCGTCCGGCTTTCGCCGGACGGTATGGATACCCTATCCATGCTGGACAAGTTCCGCGCCAATGAGCAGGGTAAATCCCCACTGGAGCTGGCGAGTCAGGCAGATTGCAACGGTTACTGGAAACGCGTCGCCGGGCTGGAATTGATCCAATAG
- the nlpI gene encoding lipoprotein NlpI: MKPFLRWCYVATALMLAGCSNTDWRKDAVLAIPLQPTLQQEVILARMEQILASRALTDDERAQLLYERGVLYDSLGLRALARNDFSQALTIRPDIPEVFNYLGIYLTQAGNFDAAYEAFDSVLELDPTYNYARLNRGIALYYGGRYLLAQDDLLAFYRDDPNDPFRSLWLYLVEREIDPETARVALKKRYDRAQKGPWGWKIVEFYLGSISEKILMQRLQEEATDNTSLAEHLSETDFYLGKHYLSLGDKNTALALFKLTVANNVHNFVEHRYALLELALLGQEQDDLSGSDQQ; the protein is encoded by the coding sequence ATGAAGCCTTTCTTGCGCTGGTGTTATGTTGCAACAGCACTTATGCTGGCAGGATGCAGCAACACGGATTGGCGCAAAGATGCGGTATTGGCAATTCCGTTACAGCCAACTTTGCAGCAGGAAGTGATTCTGGCGCGTATGGAACAGATCCTTGCGAGCCGGGCATTGACCGATGATGAACGCGCACAGCTATTATATGAGCGCGGAGTGCTGTATGATAGCTTAGGGTTGCGGGCATTGGCGCGAAATGATTTTTCACAAGCGTTGACGATCCGCCCTGATATACCAGAGGTTTTTAACTATCTGGGGATTTACTTAACGCAGGCAGGCAATTTTGATGCTGCCTATGAGGCGTTTGATTCTGTACTAGAGCTTGATCCAACTTACAATTACGCGCGTTTAAACCGGGGCATCGCTTTGTATTATGGCGGTCGTTACTTGTTAGCGCAGGATGATCTGCTGGCGTTTTATCGAGACGATCCAAATGATCCTTTCCGTTCGTTATGGCTATACCTTGTGGAGCGAGAAATCGATCCAGAGACGGCCAGGGTAGCGTTGAAAAAACGTTATGACAGAGCACAGAAAGGGCCTTGGGGATGGAAAATTGTCGAATTCTACCTGGGCAGTATCAGTGAAAAAATACTGATGCAGCGACTACAGGAAGAAGCTACGGATAACACTTCGCTCGCTGAGCATCTCAGTGAAACTGACTTCTATTTAGGTAAGCATTACCTAAGTCTGGGGGACAAGAACACCGCCTTGGCGCTGTTCAAGCTGACGGTTGCTAACAATGTTCATAACTTTGTTGAGCACCGCTATGCATTGTTGGAATTGGCGCTTTTAGGCCAAGAGCAAGACGACCTATCAGGATCGGACCAGCAATAG
- a CDS encoding luciferase-like monooxygenase has protein sequence MSLSHCPAKFSILDLAPIPQGASPRHAFHHSLDLVQHAENWGYHRYWLAEHHNMTGIASAATSVLIGYLAAGTQHIRIGSGGVMLPNHAPLVIAEQFGTLESLYPGRIDLGLGRAPGTDQRTMMALRRHLNADIDDFPRDVQELQRYFADVQPGQTVQAVPGQGLQVPIWLLGSSLYSAQLAAALGLPFAFAAHFAPEMLLQALNIYREAFKPSAAHPKSYAMVCVNVVAADSERDARFLFTSMQQQFVNLRRGAPGPLPAPVENMDSLWSTAEQFGVERALQLSIVGDREKVRHGLQRLLRETQVDEVMINGQIFDHQARLRSFEIAMSVQQDMGS, from the coding sequence ATGTCCCTATCCCATTGTCCGGCTAAGTTTTCCATCCTCGATCTTGCGCCCATTCCGCAAGGAGCCAGCCCACGGCACGCCTTCCACCACTCGCTGGATTTGGTCCAGCATGCTGAAAACTGGGGCTATCATCGCTACTGGCTGGCGGAACACCATAATATGACTGGCATCGCCAGCGCCGCAACCTCGGTGCTGATTGGCTATCTCGCCGCCGGCACGCAGCATATTCGCATTGGTTCAGGCGGCGTAATGTTGCCTAATCATGCGCCGCTGGTCATTGCGGAGCAATTCGGGACGCTGGAGTCACTCTATCCGGGCCGTATCGATCTGGGATTAGGCCGGGCACCAGGCACCGATCAGCGAACCATGATGGCGCTGCGGCGTCATCTGAATGCTGATATTGATGATTTCCCGCGGGACGTACAGGAATTACAGCGCTATTTTGCGGATGTCCAACCCGGCCAGACCGTCCAGGCGGTGCCCGGTCAGGGGCTACAAGTTCCTATCTGGCTGTTGGGTTCCAGTTTATATAGCGCTCAGTTGGCCGCCGCATTGGGGTTGCCTTTTGCATTCGCCGCTCATTTTGCTCCAGAGATGTTACTCCAGGCGTTAAACATTTATCGCGAAGCGTTTAAGCCCTCCGCCGCACACCCTAAATCTTATGCGATGGTGTGCGTCAACGTGGTCGCCGCCGACAGCGAACGTGACGCCCGTTTCCTCTTTACCTCAATGCAACAGCAGTTTGTAAACCTGCGCCGCGGTGCGCCAGGACCACTTCCCGCACCGGTGGAGAATATGGACTCTCTCTGGTCAACCGCAGAGCAATTTGGCGTAGAGCGGGCTTTGCAACTGTCGATCGTAGGCGATCGGGAAAAGGTCAGACATGGCTTGCAGCGTTTGCTACGTGAAACTCAGGTGGATGAAGTGATGATCAACGGCCAGATATTTGATCACCAGGCACGCTTGCGTTCATTTGAGATCGCCATGAGCGTACAGCAAGATATGGGGAGTTAG
- a CDS encoding DEAD/DEAH family ATP-dependent RNA helicase, which translates to MTDLSTSFANLGLSAPIINALTDLGYEKPSPIQAECIPHLLSGRDVLGMAQTGSGKTAAFALPLLNNLKPELKAPQMLVLAPTRELAVQVAEACNDFAKHMHGVNVVALYGGQRYDVQLRALRGGAQIVVGTPGRLLDHLKRGTLDLSNLSGLVLDEADEMLRMGFIEDVENIMAQIPAQHQTALFSATMPEAIRRITRRFMKDPQEVRIQSSVTTRPDISQSYWTAQGVRKNEALVRFLEAEDFDAAIIFVRTKNATLEVAEALERSGYSSAALNGDMNQALREQTLERLKDGRLDILIATDVAARGLDVERISLVVNYDIPMDSESYVHRIGRTGRAGRAGRALLFVENRERRLLRNIERTMKLTIPEVELPNAELLGQRRLAKFAAKVQQQLESSDLDMYRALLAKLQPQEELDIETLAAALLKMAQGERPLILPPDPVFDRRPRREFRDRDDAGRGDRRREPRDSRDGERPARRERRDVGDMELYRIEVGRDDGVEVRHIVGAIANEGDISSRYIGNIKLFASHSTIELPKGMPGDLLSHFTRTRILNKPMNMQLLGDAQPHERREGGERRGGRPAGRDSGPRRSFNRDAAPRAPRRRPVDA; encoded by the coding sequence ATGACTGATTTATCAACTTCTTTTGCTAATTTGGGGCTGTCTGCTCCGATTATTAATGCCCTGACCGATCTGGGCTACGAAAAACCATCGCCGATTCAGGCTGAATGTATTCCCCATCTGCTGAGCGGTCGCGATGTGCTGGGCATGGCGCAGACCGGCAGCGGTAAGACTGCGGCTTTTGCTCTGCCATTACTTAATAATTTAAAACCTGAGTTAAAAGCGCCGCAGATGCTGGTGCTGGCCCCGACACGCGAACTGGCGGTTCAGGTGGCTGAAGCCTGTAATGATTTTGCCAAGCATATGCATGGTGTCAATGTGGTTGCTCTGTATGGCGGCCAGCGTTACGACGTGCAACTGCGCGCCTTGCGCGGCGGAGCACAGATCGTTGTCGGTACGCCGGGGCGTCTGCTGGATCACCTGAAGCGCGGTACGCTGGATCTGTCTAACCTGAGTGGTCTGGTACTGGATGAAGCCGATGAAATGTTGCGTATGGGCTTTATTGAAGATGTAGAGAATATCATGGCGCAGATCCCGGCTCAGCATCAGACCGCGCTGTTCTCTGCAACCATGCCGGAAGCGATTCGTCGTATTACCCGTCGTTTCATGAAAGATCCTCAGGAAGTTCGCATTCAGTCAAGCGTGACGACGCGCCCCGATATCAGCCAGAGCTACTGGACCGCACAAGGCGTTCGTAAAAATGAAGCGCTGGTTCGTTTTCTGGAAGCGGAAGATTTTGATGCGGCGATTATTTTCGTGCGTACCAAAAATGCAACGCTGGAAGTGGCAGAGGCGCTAGAACGCAGCGGTTATAGTAGCGCGGCCTTGAATGGCGACATGAACCAGGCACTGCGTGAACAGACGCTGGAGCGTCTGAAAGACGGCCGTCTGGATATTCTGATCGCCACCGACGTTGCCGCCCGTGGTCTGGACGTTGAGCGTATCAGCCTGGTGGTAAACTACGATATCCCGATGGATTCTGAATCCTACGTTCACCGTATCGGTCGTACTGGCCGTGCCGGTCGTGCCGGCCGTGCATTACTGTTTGTGGAAAACCGTGAGCGTCGCCTGCTGCGTAACATTGAACGCACCATGAAATTGACGATTCCCGAAGTGGAATTGCCAAATGCGGAACTGCTGGGGCAACGCCGTCTGGCCAAGTTTGCCGCTAAAGTACAGCAACAGCTGGAAAGCAGCGATCTGGATATGTATCGTGCACTACTGGCAAAACTGCAACCTCAGGAAGAGCTTGATATTGAAACGTTGGCCGCGGCGTTGTTGAAGATGGCGCAAGGTGAGCGTCCTTTGATTCTGCCGCCTGACCCGGTATTTGATCGTCGTCCGCGTCGTGAATTCCGCGATCGTGATGATGCGGGTCGTGGTGATCGTCGCCGTGAGCCACGTGACAGCCGTGACGGAGAGCGTCCAGCACGTCGTGAGCGCCGTGATGTGGGTGACATGGAGCTGTATCGTATTGAAGTGGGCCGTGATGATGGTGTCGAAGTTCGCCATATTGTGGGGGCGATTGCCAATGAAGGCGACATCAGCAGCCGCTATATCGGCAATATTAAACTGTTTGCTTCTCACTCGACCATCGAACTGCCAAAAGGCATGCCGGGTGATTTGTTATCACACTTTACTCGTACTCGTATTCTGAACAAGCCGATGAATATGCAGTTACTTGGCGATGCTCAGCCGCATGAACGTCGTGAGGGCGGCGAGCGTCGTGGTGGTCGTCCTGCGGGTCGTGACAGTGGCCCGCGCCGTTCTTTCAACCGTGATGCGGCGCCGCGTGCTCCACGTCGTCGTCCTGTGGACGCTTAA
- the dmeF gene encoding CDF family Co(II)/Ni(II) efflux transporter DmeF: protein MSLIQINGAHPHSHVFDEGNPLAERNTRYATLLTAVMMVVEIAGGWYFNSMALLADGWHMSSHALALGLSAVAYAAARRLASDRRFTFGTWKIEILGGFTSAILLGIVAFVMMYESVDRLLNPAVIYYDQAIAIAAVGLLVNLTCAWLLRDHSAHNHSHHHAHHHDHPTSASHQHSGHQDLNLRSAYLHVIADAATSVLAIVALICGKFWGAAWLDPVMGMAGAIMVAVWAYGLIRQTGKVLLDAEMDAPVVQEIREVIDASSIPAELTDLHVWRVGTAKYACILSLTTDRVVPPDYYKRQLAIHEELVHITVEINIVAKANISFPC, encoded by the coding sequence ATGTCACTGATACAGATAAATGGTGCCCACCCCCACAGTCATGTTTTTGACGAGGGCAACCCGCTGGCGGAAAGGAACACTCGATACGCTACCCTGCTCACCGCTGTCATGATGGTGGTTGAAATTGCGGGAGGCTGGTATTTCAACTCTATGGCATTGCTGGCGGACGGCTGGCATATGAGTTCGCATGCGTTGGCGCTGGGGCTTTCTGCCGTGGCTTATGCGGCGGCCAGGCGGCTGGCGTCGGACCGCCGTTTTACGTTCGGCACCTGGAAGATTGAGATTCTGGGTGGGTTTACCAGCGCGATTCTACTGGGGATTGTCGCCTTTGTGATGATGTATGAATCAGTAGACCGGCTACTGAATCCGGCAGTAATTTACTACGATCAGGCCATTGCGATCGCCGCCGTTGGTTTACTGGTTAACCTGACTTGTGCCTGGTTGTTGCGTGATCACTCCGCCCACAATCATTCCCATCACCATGCTCATCATCATGATCATCCTACGTCGGCTTCCCATCAACATAGTGGGCATCAGGATTTGAATCTGCGCTCTGCCTACCTGCATGTGATTGCTGATGCGGCGACATCCGTTCTGGCTATTGTGGCATTGATCTGCGGTAAATTCTGGGGAGCCGCTTGGTTGGACCCGGTCATGGGCATGGCTGGGGCCATTATGGTTGCAGTGTGGGCGTATGGCCTGATTCGCCAGACCGGTAAAGTTTTGCTGGATGCGGAAATGGATGCGCCGGTGGTGCAGGAAATTCGGGAAGTCATTGACGCCAGTTCGATTCCTGCCGAATTAACGGACCTGCATGTGTGGCGGGTGGGAACGGCAAAGTATGCCTGTATTCTGAGTTTGACAACCGATCGGGTGGTTCCTCCCGATTACTACAAGCGGCAATTAGCCATCCATGAAGAACTTGTTCACATCACGGTTGAAATCAATATCGTCGCTAAGGCTAACATTTCTTTTCCCTGCTGA
- a CDS encoding phosphoethanolamine transferase CptA, with product MSNFLKKIKPDWKGAGWLLLFFWFFSCSLQLLILLSGHNGTNGLRDALLYSLFWLIPVLLFPDRTRTIAGVIGVILWASSATALSYYSIYKQEFSQSVLFVMFESNSAEASEYLSQYFSLKAVGILLAYTLVAFLLWKKLRPVNLVTKYKAVVSLLILTVLFGVPIYKKMIVGKQSSEDTLGYLAGRMATTAPWQFLSSYLEYRQQLTSMKAMLQQNAALPPLANLKDANGDTPRTLVLVIGESTTRSRMSLYGYSRQTTPRLDALRKSDPNLVVFNNVVTSRPYTIEILQQALTFADEQNPNLYLTKPSLMNLMKQAGYKTFWITNQQTMTKRNTMLTVFSKQTDKQFYLNNQRTQSARQYDDVVLPPFEEVMADPAPKKFIVVHLLGTHMNYKYRYPEAFNKFNDKVGLPPELNDREVDVYNHYDNAELYNDYIVENLIKMFAKNKPNGFLLYFSDHGEDVYETPPHAVLGRNEAAPTRAMYTVPFIVWISPEWQKNHSLNFASYVDRKYSSAYLIHTWSDLAGLSYDFYKPSKSLVNPNFKETERWIGNPYDKKGLRTFDSLPATAVGAKS from the coding sequence ATGTCAAATTTTTTAAAGAAAATAAAGCCCGACTGGAAAGGGGCGGGATGGTTGTTACTATTTTTCTGGTTTTTTTCCTGCTCATTGCAGCTATTAATTTTATTATCCGGTCATAACGGTACGAACGGATTACGCGACGCATTGCTTTATAGCTTATTTTGGCTTATTCCCGTTTTATTGTTCCCTGATAGAACCCGTACAATTGCCGGTGTCATAGGCGTTATACTGTGGGCTTCATCAGCAACGGCGCTGAGCTACTATTCCATTTATAAACAGGAATTTTCTCAAAGCGTTCTGTTCGTGATGTTTGAGTCGAACTCAGCGGAAGCAAGTGAATATTTAAGCCAGTATTTTAGTTTGAAAGCAGTGGGAATATTGCTTGCTTATACGTTAGTGGCATTTCTGCTATGGAAAAAATTGCGTCCTGTCAATTTGGTGACGAAATATAAAGCGGTTGTATCGCTGTTAATCTTAACTGTTCTTTTTGGCGTACCCATCTATAAAAAGATGATCGTCGGCAAGCAGTCATCGGAAGATACTCTTGGATATCTGGCCGGTCGCATGGCGACGACGGCGCCCTGGCAGTTTCTGAGCAGCTATCTTGAATATCGCCAACAACTGACCAGCATGAAAGCCATGTTGCAGCAAAATGCTGCGTTGCCGCCGCTTGCCAATCTAAAAGATGCGAATGGCGATACGCCTCGCACGCTGGTGCTGGTTATCGGTGAATCAACGACCCGCAGCCGTATGAGCTTGTATGGTTACTCACGCCAGACTACGCCACGTTTGGATGCGTTGAGAAAATCTGATCCGAATCTGGTGGTCTTCAACAATGTCGTGACGTCACGCCCTTATACGATTGAAATTCTGCAACAGGCGCTGACGTTTGCGGATGAACAAAATCCCAACCTGTATCTGACCAAGCCGTCATTGATGAATCTGATGAAGCAAGCAGGTTACAAAACTTTCTGGATCACCAATCAGCAGACGATGACTAAACGTAATACGATGCTGACGGTTTTTTCAAAACAGACGGATAAACAGTTTTATCTGAATAATCAGCGAACGCAAAGCGCAAGGCAATACGATGATGTTGTTTTACCGCCGTTTGAGGAGGTCATGGCCGATCCTGCGCCGAAAAAATTCATTGTCGTCCATTTATTGGGGACGCATATGAACTATAAATATCGTTATCCCGAGGCGTTCAACAAATTTAATGACAAAGTGGGTTTGCCACCGGAATTAAACGATCGGGAAGTTGATGTTTATAACCACTACGATAATGCGGAATTATATAACGACTATATTGTAGAAAACCTGATTAAGATGTTCGCGAAAAATAAACCGAATGGCTTTCTGCTCTATTTCTCCGATCATGGTGAGGATGTTTATGAAACGCCGCCGCATGCTGTTCTGGGGCGTAATGAAGCCGCGCCAACCCGGGCAATGTACACCGTTCCCTTTATCGTCTGGATATCGCCCGAATGGCAGAAAAACCACTCGCTCAATTTTGCGTCTTATGTGGATCGCAAGTACAGCAGCGCATACCTGATTCATACCTGGTCTGATTTGGCGGGTCTGAGTTATGATTTTTATAAGCCCTCCAAGAGTCTGGTAAACCCGAATTTCAAAGAGACAGAACGCTGGATTGGCAATCCTTACGATAAAAAAGGGCTGAGAACGTTTGATAGCCTGCCGGCAACGGCAGTCGGCGCCAAATCATAG
- the yrbN gene encoding protein YrbN, producing the protein MTENFLDELCRLAAIYNEARVHD; encoded by the coding sequence ATGACTGAAAATTTTCTCGACGAGTTATGTAGACTGGCCGCCATATACAATGAGGCACGTGTACATGACTGA
- a CDS encoding metal/formaldehyde-sensitive transcriptional repressor, with amino-acid sequence MSHTIKSKKKLLARVRRIKGQMESVEKALEEETACLNILQQIAAVRGAVNGLMTEVLEGHIREHLMDESHSSQERSDDLEEIVAVIRSYLK; translated from the coding sequence ATGTCACACACCATTAAAAGTAAAAAGAAACTGCTGGCGCGCGTTAGGCGTATCAAAGGTCAGATGGAATCTGTTGAAAAAGCCTTGGAAGAGGAAACCGCCTGCCTGAATATCCTCCAGCAGATTGCGGCCGTCCGTGGCGCGGTCAATGGCCTGATGACCGAAGTGCTGGAAGGGCATATTCGTGAACATCTGATGGATGAAAGCCATTCATCACAAGAGCGTAGCGACGATTTGGAAGAGATTGTTGCAGTTATTCGTTCTTATCTGAAGTAA
- the ubiT gene encoding ubiquinone anaerobic biosynthesis accessory factor UbiT, which yields MLKKLRAQIVRRGPGLLGKPLKFTPFSLQRQVLEQMLRWQFRQALDDGDLEFLAGRWLKIEVRDVGLRWFMTLRDNRLVVSQQETPDVSFSADANDLILIAARKEDPDTLFFQRRLRIEGDTELGLYVKNLMDAIELENLPAALRIGLIQLADFVEAGSHEGVVQTSDRAPVSC from the coding sequence GTGTTGAAAAAACTACGGGCGCAGATTGTGCGCCGAGGGCCGGGCTTGTTGGGTAAGCCGCTAAAGTTCACTCCTTTTTCTTTACAGCGCCAGGTTCTGGAACAGATGTTGCGCTGGCAGTTTCGTCAGGCGCTGGATGACGGCGATTTGGAATTTCTGGCGGGGCGCTGGTTAAAAATTGAAGTGCGCGATGTTGGTCTGCGATGGTTTATGACGTTGCGCGATAATCGTCTGGTGGTCAGCCAGCAAGAAACGCCGGATGTCAGCTTCAGCGCGGATGCCAACGATCTCATTTTGATCGCGGCGCGTAAGGAAGATCCCGATACGCTGTTTTTCCAGCGCCGTTTGCGTATCGAAGGGGATACCGAGCTTGGATTGTATGTGAAAAACCTGATGGACGCGATCGAACTGGAAAATCTGCCCGCCGCGCTGCGCATCGGGCTGATTCAACTGGCTGATTTTGTTGAGGCGGGATCGCATGAGGGCGTGGTGCAGACTAGCGATCGCGCGCCTGTCTCATGCTAG
- the ubiU gene encoding ubiquinone anaerobic biosynthesis protein UbiU, with the protein MELLCPAGNLPALKAAIDNGADAVYIGLKDDTNARHFAGLNFTDKKLQEAREYVQRHRRKLHIAINTFAHPDGYQRWRHAVDMAAQIGADALILADLAMLEYAAERYPDIERHVSVQASATNTEAIRFYQRHFAVSRVVLPRVLSIHQVKQLARTTPVPLEVFAFGSLCIMAEGRCYLSSYLTGESPNTVGACSPARFVRWQDTPQGMESRLNNVLIDRYQDHENAGYPTLCKGRYLVDGQRYHALEEPTSLNTLALLPELLAANIASVKIEGRQRSPAYVSQITRVWRQAIDRCLSSPETFSPTQAWMDALGSVAEGTQTTLGAYHRQWQ; encoded by the coding sequence ATGGAACTGCTTTGCCCCGCCGGTAATCTTCCGGCACTGAAAGCCGCTATTGATAATGGCGCAGATGCGGTCTACATCGGACTGAAAGATGACACCAACGCACGTCATTTCGCCGGACTCAACTTTACCGACAAAAAACTTCAGGAAGCGCGTGAATATGTACAGCGCCACCGCCGTAAACTTCACATCGCCATCAATACGTTTGCCCATCCTGATGGTTACCAACGCTGGCGGCATGCGGTGGATATGGCCGCGCAAATCGGTGCTGATGCGCTGATCCTCGCCGATTTAGCCATGCTGGAATACGCCGCTGAACGCTATCCCGATATTGAACGCCACGTTTCCGTACAGGCTTCCGCCACCAATACGGAAGCGATTCGTTTTTACCAGCGCCATTTTGCTGTTTCCCGCGTGGTGTTACCGCGCGTGCTCTCAATCCATCAGGTAAAACAGCTGGCGCGAACTACGCCCGTTCCGTTGGAAGTGTTTGCGTTCGGCAGTCTGTGCATCATGGCCGAAGGCCGGTGTTACCTCTCTTCTTACCTGACAGGCGAATCGCCCAATACCGTGGGGGCCTGTTCTCCGGCACGTTTTGTCCGCTGGCAGGATACCCCCCAGGGTATGGAATCCCGGTTGAATAATGTGTTGATCGATCGCTATCAGGATCATGAAAACGCGGGTTATCCCACCTTATGCAAAGGACGTTATCTGGTCGACGGTCAGCGCTACCACGCGCTCGAAGAACCCACCAGCCTGAATACGCTGGCGCTATTGCCCGAACTGCTGGCCGCCAACATTGCCTCGGTGAAAATAGAGGGGCGGCAGCGCAGTCCCGCCTATGTCAGTCAGATCACCCGCGTCTGGCGACAGGCGATCGACCGCTGTCTGTCCAGTCCTGAAACATTCAGCCCGACGCAAGCGTGGATGGATGCGCTGGGTTCAGTAGCGGAAGGCACACAAACCACCCTGGGCGCCTACCATCGTCAATGGCAGTAG
- a CDS encoding GIY-YIG nuclease family protein: MHENLTGPCWHLYILRTPTGLLYTGITTDVARRVAQHQAGKGAKALRGKGELTLVFQCLAGNRSSASKLEYQVKQLSKSQKERLVRDQPQSLSECFR, from the coding sequence ATGCATGAAAATCTCACCGGACCCTGTTGGCATCTTTATATCCTGAGAACGCCGACAGGGCTGCTCTATACCGGTATCACCACGGATGTGGCACGGCGTGTGGCCCAGCATCAGGCGGGAAAGGGGGCAAAGGCGTTGCGGGGAAAAGGCGAACTGACGCTGGTCTTTCAGTGTCTGGCGGGTAACCGTTCGAGCGCCTCAAAGCTTGAATATCAGGTAAAACAGTTGAGTAAAAGTCAAAAAGAAAGGCTGGTGCGAGATCAGCCTCAGTCTTTATCCGAATGTTTTCGTTAG